TAATACACGAGGCAATATCTGTCTCGTCATATTTCACGTCTCCATACTGTGAGCGGTGACGTTTTAGagggcttttctttttaagcTGGTACGGGTGTGCTACTCGGAGCATGTGCACAGTGATGAGAAGCTCAAATATAGATGCATGTTTGGGTTTGAGGTGTCACAGGTAAACATCGTGGCTGTAGAGATCACCTGAATGGTGAAGTATGTGATGTTTATATGATTAAAGTGATGGAGGTCAGTTTAACCCTTTAGTCTTTATATGCACCTGGTTTATTATTTGCCAGAGCAACAcctgtaaaatgaaatgaacttgtaaatgtatatattaatgTATTCATAATGACACAAATACTATTTCACTATAATATTAATTTAGGTTTGACATGCTGAGACAGTCTTAATAATGAATGGGGTTTTGATGGCAACACCATCAtgtgtctttcttttattaatttaatataaaatgcattaaatatgtatgatggatgaatgagatgttaaatacattaatgtaaaaataggaaaaacacaaaatattgaaACTAATTTTGTGTTTAATGGCCATATTATCACAAGCTACATAATATCTAATCTGATCAAATCTATTATTTTTGGTTTTTCGGTGTCACTTTTTGATGTGACACCTGATAAGTTAATAATTTTATTCAAGAAGAATGGGCCGTAGAATCACTGCGGGACATTATTTCTAACTTGTGGTATTGGTACAATTTAGTAAAGGACCGGCATACACCAACACGTAAGGACTTCCTGAATTACGTCATTCACATTTCCACCACTCAGCGCCCAGAGGACAGGTGACGTGGCTAAAAGCGGAAGTACTCCAATACACCTGCTAAAAGATGAGAAGGGGAAGACGTTTGGACAGGTAAACACGGTGACGCTGACTCATTTTGTAGTTTAGAATGGGTATGTTAAGATGGAGTCACTGTTTCGACAAAAAAACATCGATGTAAAACGCATCTTTCTGATACAGTCGTAGTTTTCAAGCGGCAGGGAGGCTAATGGTCGCTAGCTTAATGTTAGCGGCTAACTTCAAATGTTACTTTAAAGTTAGCCGCCGGTAGCCCGAACACTAGCGGAAACGCTCAAGTATCTTTCTAGGGTAAACGAGTAAAACGTATTTAAATTACTCAAAAAGTCAAATGATATAATAACTTCTCAATATGTATGATTCAGCAGCGTACCTGCAACTTTAAGATACATATAATAAATTAGCATTGTTATGACTTATGCGCGTTGAGGTTGTACTATGAAGGTCCGCACAGGAAGCTGAGTAACGTTTGATGTCTTGTTGCTTCACGTCGACGGTCACCTGCAGCTACGACGTAAACAGAACTTATAATAAATGGTGAACAGtcaaacccacaaacacaaacaaccactTGACGTCGGCAGGGATTTCATTTAACCTTAATTTACTTTATTATACAATCAACAGTGTTTAAGAGTGCGTAGCTAACGTCCCTCTGATCCTCACTCACACAATACTGTAAAGTTACTACAAGCGAGTCGATAGgcctgattttaaaatgttactgTCACCAAAGATGATAAATATTATGTAACTCAAAATGTATGATGAGGCACAATATCCgattattttttataatgcATTTTTGCAGTTGGTTGAAGCGCAGCTCATATTGAACTATAAACTACCATTAAATattatttacctttttataGATTATTCTGCCGattattttctctattaatcGATCGTTTGGTTTAATAAGCAGTGACATATGTTGTCAAAAGCCACACTTTCGCTCTGGCTCTGTTTTGTCCAGCACGACAGTAGATATCCACCTATGTGAAGCTGGAAACCTGCTTGAAAAATGGCTTAAACCATCAATATTACAATTTCTATTGACTAATCAGATCAtcagttgcttttttttaaaggttttacaTGGACATTTTCACGTGTTTTGTGTGCAGAAACCATCATTTTAAACTAGTAGGCAACGCTCTCAGAAAAATACAAtactaaaacaaataaacagaaagtGTCACAAAATCAAGTACACATTTGGTCTTAAGTTCCATACTTGAGTTAATATACTTAGTTACATTCCACCACTACAAGCTAAAAACTAATACATTTTTGATGATATTATGGGGCAGATGAGAGCAACACAACAGCAATAAATCAAAGTACAATCACCTCAAATTATTCTTTAGTACTGCTCCGTACGTAAGTCATTGCTTTAAACCACGTCAGGAGATTCCTCCGCCTGAAATTCTGTGTTGCCCACCGCCAAATGTTGGCTTTTGTTGAGTTTATTCTGCACTTTCTGATCGCATAACATCTCCCACTCGGCTCAaaatgtctctgtctgtcccgtTGGAAGCTGCAGCCGTGGAGTGAAGCAGCCGAGTGGAGGTGTTGACATGGTGTGTGTCATGAGGCTGTAGTGTTGGAGCTTAAGGATGGAGGTCCTGGTGGCCAAGCTGCTCGGCCTGCTGGGATTGTTTGGCCTCATGCTGGCGGGGGTCCTGGTCCCGGTGCGTCTCCTGCTAGCCGACCACGACAAGGCGCACAGATACAGGagatctctgtctctgtgtaacTCGTTCGGAGGAGGCGTTTTCCTGGCAACGTGCTTCAACGCTCTGCTGCCGGCCGTCAGAGacaaggtgacacacacacacacacacacttaagcaTTGTTAGTTCTGGGTGCAGGACACGCATGCGTGCATATGTATAGGTCCACATGTTCTGGAAGATTTCTGCACCAGCTGGAGAAATTCGGGTCATGTATGATCTGTACTTGACGGGCAGAGATACGTAAACAATGACATCTTCGCAGATGCTCAACATCTGTGTTTCCGTTTGGCTCAGCGGTCTCTGAGTCGGTGACTTGGTGGCCGATCTACTGAAGCGCCAAATACTTCATCATCAAGTATTCTCAGCGGTTCACTCCTGCCACATTTAGTTTATTATGGGCGCACATGTGATCTAAACGCATGTATGATCTGATTCAATACCGTAAATAGTTTTACAAATAGAGGAACAAAACGACACAAATACTTTAACAGAGTTTTGACTTGAAACGTGAGAACCAATGAAAGGCCGTCTCGTGGGTTTGCTGGATGAGTTTTGACCTGCGTTGATCTTCAGGGTGTGTTGACACTCCTCAGGTGGCCCAAGTGTTCCAGCAGCTGAAGATCAGCAGCGACTACCCTCTGGCAGAGACGATGATGATGCTCGGCTTCTTCCTCACCGTCTTCGTGGAGCAGACCATTCTCACCTTCCGGACGGAGAAACCGTCGTTCATCGACCTGGAGACGTTTAACGCAGGCGGCTCTGAGGCTGGAAGCGACTCTGAGTACGACACTCCCTTCATCCCCTCTGCGCGGGGCTCGCCGAGAGACGATGGCGGCCACCGCTCCGGGGGACACAATCACGGGCACTTTAGCCCCGCCGAGCTGGCGGGGGCGGGACCTCTGCGCCTGGCCAGCCTGGTCCTGGCTCTGTCCGCTCACTCCGTGTTTGAGGGCCTGGCGCTCGGCCTACAGGAAGACGGGGCCAAGCTGGGCAGCCTCTTCCTGGGCGTGGCCGTGCACGAGACGCTGGCCGCCGTGGCGCTCGGAGTGAGCGTGGCCAAAGCGTCGCTCGGCATGAAGGACGCCGCCAAGCTGGGTGTGACGGTCAGCCTGATGATCCCACTGGGCATAGTGGTGGGGATGGGCATCGAGTCCACTCAGACGCTGGCGGGCAGCGTGGTGTCGGTGGTGCTGCAGGGACTCGCCGCCGGCACCTTCCTGTTCGTCACCTTCTTTGAGATTCTGTCCCGAGAACTGGACGACAAACGGGACCGACTGCTGAaagtcctcttcctcatcctcggCTACGCGGTGCTCGCCGTTCTCGTCTTCATCAAGTGGTGACGCACACGTGCTCTGACACGCGCAGCAATACCAAAGGGGAAGTCATAACTTCACAGAGGCAGCATAGTCCAGCTGTAAGAGAAACAAACATGTGGACCAGCTCTAATCGAACTGTTTATTCTCCTCAGCTGTGTCTGTTGAACCCAAAAGCAAATGTAAACCTAAAGAGtaatgtaaccccccccctgcagaaacACCCTCCAGAGGTTTACCTTCTCACCCAGCTGTGGCTCctcgactctgtgacatcactgcTACGTGTAGTCATGGAACCTGGAGTGCAGCTTCTCTTGGTGTTTCCCTCTGAGCCCCTCACTTAAATGTTGCAGCGGGTGAAACTGAATCTAATTTGTTTAACTTACTGTACTGCTGAGTTGGTGAATCATAATAATACACCCTCATTTATTAGTTGATCATATTAGTAATCTGCAGCTGTTCTATAAATGTTGTGGACTTTAGAGGATTAATATTCCCCTCTAAATGCTGAAATAGTATCAGTTGCTTCGCTACAGTTGTTGTGTAAATGAGTTTACACAGAGAAGTTGAAATGGTCTCAGTGTGACTTCAGTTATTTATCAAACCTTTGTCTCTATGATTTCAGCCTTTCAAAGATACTCAACCTTTATCTATTTACGTGTAATCATTATTTGTATGACTTTTTCATCGTTGATTGTGATCTTATTATGATTCCGAACAGTTTTGTATTTATGATGGTTTGTGACATcacattgttttctttgtgttagTTTAAATTAAATGGATTATTATCATACTTACTGTTTACAGTTTTTGAATTTGCACAACCTTCACTTCATGAAGCAGTCGCTCAACCC
This Gasterosteus aculeatus chromosome 8, fGasAcu3.hap1.1, whole genome shotgun sequence DNA region includes the following protein-coding sequences:
- the LOC120824241 gene encoding zinc transporter ZIP3 yields the protein MEVLVAKLLGLLGLFGLMLAGVLVPVRLLLADHDKAHRYRRSLSLCNSFGGGVFLATCFNALLPAVRDKVAQVFQQLKISSDYPLAETMMMLGFFLTVFVEQTILTFRTEKPSFIDLETFNAGGSEAGSDSEYDTPFIPSARGSPRDDGGHRSGGHNHGHFSPAELAGAGPLRLASLVLALSAHSVFEGLALGLQEDGAKLGSLFLGVAVHETLAAVALGVSVAKASLGMKDAAKLGVTVSLMIPLGIVVGMGIESTQTLAGSVVSVVLQGLAAGTFLFVTFFEILSRELDDKRDRLLKVLFLILGYAVLAVLVFIKW